One genomic window of Choloepus didactylus isolate mChoDid1 chromosome 27, mChoDid1.pri, whole genome shotgun sequence includes the following:
- the LGI4 gene encoding leucine-rich repeat LGI family member 4 isoform X1, with product MGGLGMLLLLLAGLGLGGTWRPPKGKCPPRCSCSKDSALCEGSPDLPESFSPSLLSLSLVRTGITELKAGSFLRMPSLHLLLFTSNSFSVIEDDAFAGLSHLQYLFIEDNEIGSISKNALRGLRSLTHLSLANNHLETLPRFLFRGLETLTHMDLRGNPFQCDCRVLWLLQWMSTVNASVGTGACAGPAAMAHTQLRHLDPKTFKCRAIELSWFQTVGESALGVESFSYQGEPHIILAQPFAGRCLILAWDYSLQRFRPEEELSAPSVVSCQPLVLGPQLFVLAARLWGGSQLWARPSPGLRLAPVQALAPRRLLRPNDAELLWLDGQPCFVVADASKAGSTTLLCRDGPGFYPRQSLHAWHRDTDAEALELDGRPHLLLASASQRPVLFHWSGGRFERRTDIPEAEDVYATHHFQAGGDVFLCLTRYIGDSMLMRWDGSMFRLLQQFPSRGAHVFQPLLVARDQLAILGSDFAFSQVFRLEPDKGLLEPLQELGPPALVAPRDFAHVTVAGKRFLFAACFKGPTQIYQDRELDLSA from the exons ATGGGCGGGCTGGGCAtgctgctcctgctgctggctgggctggggctggggggcacCTGGAGACCCCCAAAGGGAAAGTGTCCTCCCCGCTGCTCCTGCTCCAAAGACAGTGCCCTGTGTGAGGGCTCCCCGGACCTGCCCGAGAGCTTCTCCCCGAGCCTGCTGTCACT CTCTCTTGTTAGGACTGGAATCACTGAGTTGAAGGCCGGCAGCTTCCTGAGGATGCCATCACTGCACCTGCT TCTCTTCACCTCCAACTCATTCTCTGTGATTGAGGATGATGCGTTTGCAGGCCTTTCCCACCTACAGTACCT CTTCATCGAGGACAATGAGATCGGCTCCATCTCTAAGAACGCCCTCAGAGGACTGCGCTCGCTCACACACCT GAGCCTGGCCAATAACCATCTAGAGACCCTCCCCAGATTCCTCTTCCGAGGCCTGGAGACCCTGACTCACAT GGACCTCCGCGGGAACCCGTTCCAGTGTGACTGCCGTGTCCTGTGGCTGCTGCAGTGGATGTCCACCGTCAACGCCAGCGTGGGGACTGGGGCCTGCGCGGGCCCCGCAGCCATGGCCCACACGCAGCTCCGCCACCTGGACCCCAAGACTTTCAAGTGCAGAGCCATAG AGCTGTCCTGGTTCCAGACGGTCGGGGAGTCGGCACTGGGCGTGGAGTCCTTCTCCTACCAGGGGGAGCCCCACATCATCCTGGCACAGCCCTTTGCTGGCCGCTGCCTCATCCTCGCCTGGGACTACAGCCTACAGCGTTTCCGGCCCGAGGAAGAGCTGTCTG CGCCCTCAGTGGTGTCCTGCCAGCCCCTGGTGCTGGGCCCACAGCTGTTCGTGCTGGCCGCCCGCCTGTGGGGAGGCTCGCAGCTCTGGGCCCGGCCCAGCCCCGGTCTGCGGCTGGCCCCGGTGCAGGCGCTGGCCCCGCGGCGGCTGCTACGGCCCAATGACGCCGAGCTGCTGTGGCTGGACGGGCAGCCCTGCTTCGTGGTGGCCGACGCCTCCAAGGCGGGCAGCACCACGCTGCTGTGCCGCGACGGGCCCGGCTTTTACCCGCGCCAGAGCCTGCACGCCTGGCACCGGGACACGGACGCCGAGGCCCTCGAGCTGGACGGCCGTCCCCACCTGCTGCTGGCCTCCGCCTCGCAGCGGCCTGTGCTCTTCCACTGGTCTGGTGGTCGCTTCGAGAGGCGCACGGACATCCCCGAGGCCGAGGACGTCTACGCCACGCACCACTTCCAGGCTGGTGGGGACGTGTTCCTGTGCCTGACACGTTACATCGGGGACTCTATG ctCATGCGCTGGGACGGCTCCATGTTCCGCCTGCTGCAGCAGTTTCCCTCGCGTGGAGCCCACGTCTTCCAGCCCCTGCTCGTCGCCAGGGACCAGCTGGCCATCCTGGGCAGCGACTTCGCCTTCAGCCAGGTCTTCCGCCTCGAGCCCGACAAGGGGCTCCTGGAGCCGCTGCAGGAGCTGGGCCCCCCGGCCTTGGTGGCCCCCCGCGACTTCGCCCACGTCACCGTGGCTGGCAAGCGCTTCCTCTTTGCTGCTTGCTTCAAGGGTCCCACGCAGATCTACCAGGATCGTGAATTAGACCTCAGCGCCTGA
- the LGI4 gene encoding leucine-rich repeat LGI family member 4 isoform X2 → MLLLLLAGLGLGGTWRPPKGKCPPRCSCSKDSALCEGSPDLPESFSPSLLSLTGITELKAGSFLRMPSLHLLLFTSNSFSVIEDDAFAGLSHLQYLFIEDNEIGSISKNALRGLRSLTHLSLANNHLETLPRFLFRGLETLTHMDLRGNPFQCDCRVLWLLQWMSTVNASVGTGACAGPAAMAHTQLRHLDPKTFKCRAIELSWFQTVGESALGVESFSYQGEPHIILAQPFAGRCLILAWDYSLQRFRPEEELSAPSVVSCQPLVLGPQLFVLAARLWGGSQLWARPSPGLRLAPVQALAPRRLLRPNDAELLWLDGQPCFVVADASKAGSTTLLCRDGPGFYPRQSLHAWHRDTDAEALELDGRPHLLLASASQRPVLFHWSGGRFERRTDIPEAEDVYATHHFQAGGDVFLCLTRYIGDSMLMRWDGSMFRLLQQFPSRGAHVFQPLLVARDQLAILGSDFAFSQVFRLEPDKGLLEPLQELGPPALVAPRDFAHVTVAGKRFLFAACFKGPTQIYQDRELDLSA, encoded by the exons AtgctgctcctgctgctggctgggctggggctggggggcacCTGGAGACCCCCAAAGGGAAAGTGTCCTCCCCGCTGCTCCTGCTCCAAAGACAGTGCCCTGTGTGAGGGCTCCCCGGACCTGCCCGAGAGCTTCTCCCCGAGCCTGCTGTCACT GACTGGAATCACTGAGTTGAAGGCCGGCAGCTTCCTGAGGATGCCATCACTGCACCTGCT TCTCTTCACCTCCAACTCATTCTCTGTGATTGAGGATGATGCGTTTGCAGGCCTTTCCCACCTACAGTACCT CTTCATCGAGGACAATGAGATCGGCTCCATCTCTAAGAACGCCCTCAGAGGACTGCGCTCGCTCACACACCT GAGCCTGGCCAATAACCATCTAGAGACCCTCCCCAGATTCCTCTTCCGAGGCCTGGAGACCCTGACTCACAT GGACCTCCGCGGGAACCCGTTCCAGTGTGACTGCCGTGTCCTGTGGCTGCTGCAGTGGATGTCCACCGTCAACGCCAGCGTGGGGACTGGGGCCTGCGCGGGCCCCGCAGCCATGGCCCACACGCAGCTCCGCCACCTGGACCCCAAGACTTTCAAGTGCAGAGCCATAG AGCTGTCCTGGTTCCAGACGGTCGGGGAGTCGGCACTGGGCGTGGAGTCCTTCTCCTACCAGGGGGAGCCCCACATCATCCTGGCACAGCCCTTTGCTGGCCGCTGCCTCATCCTCGCCTGGGACTACAGCCTACAGCGTTTCCGGCCCGAGGAAGAGCTGTCTG CGCCCTCAGTGGTGTCCTGCCAGCCCCTGGTGCTGGGCCCACAGCTGTTCGTGCTGGCCGCCCGCCTGTGGGGAGGCTCGCAGCTCTGGGCCCGGCCCAGCCCCGGTCTGCGGCTGGCCCCGGTGCAGGCGCTGGCCCCGCGGCGGCTGCTACGGCCCAATGACGCCGAGCTGCTGTGGCTGGACGGGCAGCCCTGCTTCGTGGTGGCCGACGCCTCCAAGGCGGGCAGCACCACGCTGCTGTGCCGCGACGGGCCCGGCTTTTACCCGCGCCAGAGCCTGCACGCCTGGCACCGGGACACGGACGCCGAGGCCCTCGAGCTGGACGGCCGTCCCCACCTGCTGCTGGCCTCCGCCTCGCAGCGGCCTGTGCTCTTCCACTGGTCTGGTGGTCGCTTCGAGAGGCGCACGGACATCCCCGAGGCCGAGGACGTCTACGCCACGCACCACTTCCAGGCTGGTGGGGACGTGTTCCTGTGCCTGACACGTTACATCGGGGACTCTATG ctCATGCGCTGGGACGGCTCCATGTTCCGCCTGCTGCAGCAGTTTCCCTCGCGTGGAGCCCACGTCTTCCAGCCCCTGCTCGTCGCCAGGGACCAGCTGGCCATCCTGGGCAGCGACTTCGCCTTCAGCCAGGTCTTCCGCCTCGAGCCCGACAAGGGGCTCCTGGAGCCGCTGCAGGAGCTGGGCCCCCCGGCCTTGGTGGCCCCCCGCGACTTCGCCCACGTCACCGTGGCTGGCAAGCGCTTCCTCTTTGCTGCTTGCTTCAAGGGTCCCACGCAGATCTACCAGGATCGTGAATTAGACCTCAGCGCCTGA